One Choloepus didactylus isolate mChoDid1 chromosome Y unlocalized genomic scaffold, mChoDid1.pri SUPER_Y_unloc2, whole genome shotgun sequence genomic window, AAAACAACAAGAGATCCCAAGGCCTACCATTCAAGACGCAGAAAAAGCACGATACTATAAGGAAAAAACATTTATCAGACCCAGCAGGCATATACTCCTGAATTCTGCATAGAACCCCCTTCAAAATTATTCAcaacaaaataaatcaatgacAAATTAGACTAAATCTGTTAAAGAGCATAGACTAAAGGGCACAGGTCTTTGTGTTCTTCTTTATCACGGAAAATCTCAGATTTTTCAAGCCTCAGAAGCCATTTatcacatctatttttttattgagattattcacataccatacagttaaccaaagatccaaagtgtacaatcaattgcccatggtaccatcgtacagctgtgcatccatcaccacaattaatttttttgaatttttagaacattttcattactccagaaaagaaataaagacaaaaaaggaaacttaaatcccccaaaCCCCTAACCCCCCTcttccattactgactcatagtattggtatggtaagTTTCtaactgttgaaagaatgttaaaatactactaactgtagtatatagtttgcaacaggtttACTTTTCTCcttatatgcccttctattactgacttctagttatagtgtcatacatttgttctagttgatgagagagatttctaatatttgtacagttaatcacagacattgcccaccacaggattcactgtttgatacattcccatcttttaacctccagctttccttctgctgacatacatgactctgagcttacccttacCACCCCATTCAAgcaccattcagcactcttagttattctcacagtaacctGCTACCACcaactctgtccatttccaaacacaagttcaacctagttgaacattctgctcataatgagcaaccactccccaatctttagcctcactctatatcctggtaacttagaTTTCATCTCCATGAGTATACATATTACaagtagttcatatcagtgagatcctgcaatatttgtccttatgggtctgacttatttcattcaatatagtgtcctcaaggtttcttcatcaacccatttttaagacggttttgttcacacaccatacattccatcctaagtaaacaatcgatgtttccatatatagtcatgtatttatgtattcaccaccatcaccactatctatataaggacatctccctttcttccacaaaggagaaagagtcaaagaaggtagagagacaaaataaaaagaaaaaagaaagagaaaaaaaaaacatgacagctaggaagcaacagaaggaaagacagcattaaactaatgTAGaacagagtcagacaacattaccagttccaagagtcccatacccctcccttatgccaccctcttatatgcatttatctttggtatatcgcctttgttacattaaaggaagcataatacaatgtttctgttaaatatagtctctagttttaattgattgtatttttccccaataccaccctatttttttttatttttaattttttttctctacattttgtttattgagaCAAACTAATTAAAAGGCACAAACATAGGGCATGTTTACATGGACATtataacaaacatatatattaaaagtGTAGGAATGTGTTGCCTTCCTGCTAAACAGAAAGTTCCTAAGCTTTTATGTATACAAAAGTTGTACAATTTAACGTCCTAAAGTACAAAAgatcatttataaaattattttacactacgtactatttattttattttttactatgtAGTTCAACCCCCTAGAACTGTTTTGTACAATGACACACAGATACCTGTCCCTGATGTAGGAAGTCTGCTCAGATGCCTTCTGATGCTTGAACTGACACAGTAGGGTATAAACGGAAGTCATCCAGTTTGATAGTCAGTCCTGCAATCATTCTGCAAGATTAGCACAactaatttccatttctcttaactgcaagattaaaaaaggaaaaaaaagaatcccaaACATattgcaacttaaaaaaaaaaaaacagagcatcttagttttagtttttttttttttttaaacacagtgtTTAAAAAACATTAATGTGTGGCATGATGGTATAAAGTTATCTGTTTCCCTAGCTTTTGGTTTCTACTTTATGTACAGAAATAAAACATCCTgctaagaaataaaaagcacGTCTCAACGTGCATAATCATTGCTGGGTTTCCACAGGGAGTGCAGACGGCTATCTCCCTGAAAATACCACAAAGCTGATACAAGtgttttctcaaagaaaaaaaaaagtgatgtccATATTTACAAAGTTGAACAAATCTGCACAATACTTGATTAAGAAACGgaaggggaaatttaaaaaaaatacagtctgcTTGTTCTGAAGGGGCATACTACCTAGTTAGTGGTTAGAATAAAAACTGTATACAATTTAATATAAGACATAAACTCTAGTGAGCAACTAACACATCTGTCCCTGTTGTAACATCAACAGGGTCTGATTGGGAGAGAAGGGCATATCACATCCCAGTGCCTCCAGGGTCTTCCAATTTAAAGCAATATATTTTAACTGTTCCAAAGTACTCCTTGGCTCCTGAATAGGAGAGTCCCATTGGCCTCCATTCATCAGGAGCTTGCCTGTCCGCACGCTTGACTTTTCTTACCAAAACacaatttgtatattttggatgggttcttcttcttcttgttttcgtttttaagttttaattttttaaaaaagtcaactaCAATGCTATAGTCCATCAGGATTAATATGCTAAGCAATATTTACATCTCCAAATATCAGGTCACAATCCCTATTATATGTTGAAGTTAGAATGATAAATTATCATATACTTTGCATATCAGAGCTGGTATCACCTTTCCCATAGGGAATGCTGCCTGAAATTAACATATTCCCAAAGGTAAAATGCATATTCtttgaaatgcattttattaTGACAATGCATGTATTTACtcataaaaacaataaacataGACAATTCTACACTAGCTCTCGGTCCATGGATTTAGAACTTCAGGTTAAAGTCAGCCATCCACCTTGTTTAGGGAAAAGAGTTCTGCTAGTGTTTAGAATAAACGATTTTGGGGGATTAGAAACAGTaatgctgtttttgttttattttgaaatgggttttgcttttttatgATTGGTTTTAATTCTGGCATTTCATCTTGCCAACAAATACCCTGTTTAAGCAATGCTGTTAGCTAAAAGGAATTTCTGATTAAACTAAAGTGGTCCAGGGATAAGTTACATACTCACCCTACTTTgaacaatcccaatcaaattggaaaaaaatgctaCTACATTCTTACTAACTAACATAATAAAATCTCCCAATTTCATCAAGGTTTACTTTTTGCTTTAATCAACCAGAAATAAGTTGCTGGTAAATATTTACTTTAAAcccatattttgattttttaatactgCTTACCAAGGTGGTGATGTAGGCAAAGCTTGGGGTAAGAAAGGCATACTCTCTACAGGCCTCATTGCTATATTGAGAGGGGCAGCTAATGTCATAGGCATGGGCAGGTTCATTGGAGACGTGATCATCACAGGGTGTGCTATATTCACTGGGGCAGTGACAGGGGTGGGGAGATTGACTGGGGTAGTGAGTATTAAAGGAGAGGTCATGGATAATGGACTGGTTATAGTTACAGGGTGCCCTATGTTCATTGGGCTGGTTATGTTAACTGCACTTGAAACATTTACTGGACTTCTCATGCTCATTGCAGCTGCCACTGTGACTGGGTTTGACATAGTCCCAAATGACACAGAGGATGTTATATTGAATGGAGTAGTGAGAGTCACAGGTGTCGCAGCAGCCGTGGAGGTTTGGCACAGGTTagcagcttctttctttcttgctttgaCAGCTTCTTCCCATAGTCTCAGTGACTCTACCTGCTTCCCTGGCCAGCTTGTCacatgctgctgctgctgctgctgctgctgttgctgctgctgctgctactgcttcTGGTTGCTGGTCTCTTCATTCATACATGTTTTATTGATGCCTTGTTTACATGTATTACAGTTGATACTTTGGCTCTGCCCATGTGTCTTTAAGTGGCTGGTGATGTATCCTGCACTCAGAAGTTTCCCACAGATATTACACGATACCTTGCCTTCGTGGCGTACCATGTGTGTCCGCAGTCTGTCTTTGGTGCCAAAGGCAGCAGTacatgtttggcatttgaagGGTCTTTCTGTTGAATGGACATGTTTTACGTGACAGCTTAAGTGGTCAGGCCTCGAAAAGCCTTTCCCACAAACACTGCAAGTATAGGGTTTGGTGATGCCTCCTTCATGAGACCTCACATGGTAGGTTATCCGGTCCTTCCTCTTGAAGCGCTGATGACAAATAGGACACCCGAAAGGCTTTTCGTCCAAATGGGAGAGCTTGTGCCGACTGAGGTGGTATACGTCTCGGAAGGCCTTCCCACACATCTCACAAGCATGGTTTTTCTTGACAGGCTTACTGGGTTTCTTGACAGACTGGGTCATGGGCATAGCTGTGGAGCTGGCACCGCTGCTGGGGTTGGTGCCCAAGGAAGATGTAGTGACTGTTGACAAGATGCCTGCAATGGTGGAGACCAATGAAGTTCGGCTGCTGTCCCCAGCGATGGTGGAGATAAGTGGAACCACCGTGGTGGGGGTTTTCTTTGACCGGGACACCATCTTGATCCCTGTGTGGCAGGACTCATGGCACCTCAGGTGATAGCTGTCCCTGAAAGCTTTACTGCAGTAAGTGCACACAAATGaagttttgggtttttcttttttaatcccaATGGTATCCTTTAATGTTTCTGGTGCAGCCTGAGGTTTTTGAGTTATTGGTATTGGAAGCAATGGTTTCTGATCAGGGGCTCCACAGCAGAGCTCAGGAGGGGCAGCAAGCTGTTCTGTGCTGCCTGCTGTTGGTGATGGGAGGCTTCCTGGACCTGGAACAGGAACGCGGTCCAGTTGGCCTCCATGGTTGCGGCGGCcaaccccctcctccccactccccccgCTCGGGGAGCCTCCTCAGCCAGAGGAGGCGACAACAAAGTGGCGGTGGCGGCAGCGGCAGCAGCTCCTCAACGTGGCAGCGCGGAGCGCGGCCACTTCCGGTAACCTCCGGGACACACCAGGGCTGCGGTGAGCGCACGccggggggggagggggggggggagtggggagagccCCAGCCCAGCCACCGCTGCCCCCAGTTGCTCGGACCCCTTCTGGGCGTCCCCGCAGCCAGCTCACctccaccaccctatttttaacaccttgcaaagttgacattcatttgttctccctgatgtaaaaacatatttgtacattttgtcacaattgttgagcactctaggtttcactgagttacacagtcccagtccttatctttcctttttccttctggtgtcccacatgctcctaaccttactctttcaaccatactcccagtcatctttcttcagtgtacttatattgctgtgctaccatcacccaaaattgtgttccaaatgtCTCACTCCTGTGTTCCTTtctgtctgtggtgctccctttagtgtttcctgtagaccaggtatcttgttcacaaactctgccattgtctgtttgtcagagaatattttaagctctccttcatattggaaggacagttttgccagacataggattcttggttggtggtttttctctttcagtatcttaaattatatcaccccacttccttcttgcctccatagtttctaatgagaaatctgcacatagtcttatcaagcttcctttgaatgtgatggatcacttttcttttgctgctttcaggattctctctttatctctgacatttgataatctgattataagtgtcttggcataggcctattcaggtttatcttgtttggggtatgctgcacttcttggatccgtaattttatgtctttcataagagatgggaa contains:
- the LOC119525956 gene encoding LOW QUALITY PROTEIN: vascular endothelial zinc finger 1-like (The sequence of the model RefSeq protein was modified relative to this genomic sequence to represent the inferred CDS: inserted 1 base in 1 codon; substituted 1 base at 1 genomic stop codon) translates to MEANWTAFLFQVQEASHHQQQAAQNSLLPLLSSAVEXPDQKPLLPIPITQKPQAAPETLKDTIGIKKEKPKTSFVCTYCSKAFRDSYHLRCHESCHTGIKMVSRSKKTPTTVVPLISTIAGDSSRTSLVSTIAGILSTVTTSSLGTNPSSGASSTAMPMTQSVKKPSKPVKKNHACEMCGKAFRDVYHLSRHKLSHLDEKPFGCPICHQRFKRKDRITYHVRSHEGGITKPYTCSVCGKGFSRPDHLSCHVKHVHSTERPFKCQTCTAAFGTKDRLRTHMVRHEGKVSCNICGKLLSAGYITSHLKTHGQSQSINCNTCKQGINKTCMNEETSNQKQXQQQQQQQQQQQQQHVTSWPGKQVESLRLWEEAVKARKKEAANLCQTSTAAATPVTLTTPFNITSSVSFGTMSNPVTVAAAMSMRSPVNVSSAVNITSPMNIGHPVTITSPLSMTSPLILTTPVNLPTPVTAPVNIAHPVMITSPMNLPMPMTLAAPLNIAMRPVESMPFLPQALPTSPPW